The Mesobacillus jeotgali genome window below encodes:
- the nuoK gene encoding NADH-quinone oxidoreductase subunit NuoK codes for MSSVPVSAYLALALILFCIGLYGALTKKNTVIVLISIELMLNAVNINLVTFSKYGVNPSITGQVFALFSIAVAAAEVAVGLAILISLYRNRRTVNIDEMDQLKN; via the coding sequence ATGAGTTCTGTTCCGGTTTCAGCCTATCTGGCGCTCGCACTTATTCTTTTCTGCATCGGACTTTATGGTGCGCTGACAAAGAAGAACACAGTCATTGTGTTGATTTCCATCGAATTGATGCTGAATGCGGTCAATATCAATCTGGTAACCTTCAGTAAATACGGAGTCAACCCTTCGATTACTGGCCAGGTTTTCGCGCTGTTCTCGATTGCGGTGGCAGCAGCTGAAGTAGCGGTAGGACTGGCGATCCTGATTTCGCTTTACCGCAACCGCAGGACAGTCAATATCGATGAAATGGATCAATTGAAAAATTAG
- a CDS encoding NADH-quinone oxidoreductase subunit J yields MTLTGEFFAFMSLALVAVIGGVLLLNLTKVIHMVVALVFTFVSIAGIYVLLSAEFLAVIQVMIYSGAITIMMLFGIMLTRHHGDEAEPKGGILRKLALLLGVIGFGAAVYFGIYDLNFEAVPNTLHENNTEQIGVSLFSHYIIPFELTSVILLAALVGAIVLARRDDDKEGDQE; encoded by the coding sequence ATGACGTTAACAGGCGAATTCTTTGCGTTTATGTCACTTGCTTTAGTGGCGGTAATCGGCGGCGTGCTTTTATTGAACCTTACCAAGGTAATCCACATGGTCGTAGCGCTCGTCTTTACATTCGTCAGTATTGCAGGTATTTATGTGCTCTTGTCCGCTGAATTCCTGGCGGTCATCCAAGTCATGATCTATTCCGGCGCCATCACGATCATGATGCTGTTCGGGATCATGCTTACCCGCCACCATGGTGATGAAGCAGAACCAAAGGGCGGAATCCTTCGCAAGCTTGCACTGCTGCTAGGCGTAATTGGCTTTGGAGCAGCTGTGTATTTTGGAATTTACGATTTGAATTTCGAAGCAGTACCAAATACACTGCATGAAAATAACACAGAACAAATCGGGGTATCATTGTTCTCGCATTACATCATCCCGTTTGAGCTGACATCCGTGATCCTGCTTGCTGCGCTTGTCGGCGCAATCGTGCTTGCGCGCAGGGATGACGATAAGGAGGGTGATCAGGAATGA
- the nuoI gene encoding NADH-quinone oxidoreductase subunit NuoI, with protein MLGWTKGLAYTLKQLTREKLTYDYPNEPIPLPDRFRGIQKFYPEKCIVCNQCANICPTDCINLTGKKHPDPTKKGKIIDTYDINFELCILCDLCTEVCPTEAIIMTNNFELAEYSRDDLFKNLEWLDENDENIRKVNKA; from the coding sequence GTGCTAGGATGGACTAAAGGATTAGCTTATACCCTTAAACAATTGACTCGCGAAAAGCTGACTTACGATTATCCAAACGAACCGATTCCGCTTCCTGACAGATTCCGCGGAATCCAGAAGTTTTATCCTGAAAAATGCATCGTCTGCAACCAGTGTGCCAATATTTGTCCGACAGATTGCATTAATTTGACTGGTAAAAAGCATCCTGATCCAACGAAAAAAGGCAAAATCATTGATACGTATGATATCAACTTCGAACTTTGCATCCTCTGTGACCTGTGCACAGAAGTTTGCCCGACTGAAGCGATCATCATGACGAACAACTTTGAGCTTGCTGAATACAGCCGGGATGATTTATTCAAGAACCTGGAATGGCTTGACGAAAATGATGAGAATATACGGAAGGTGAATAAAGCATGA
- the nuoH gene encoding NADH-quinone oxidoreductase subunit NuoH gives MVQELLESSAGLMNFSIFFVLAVVLLFVILGFVTMAILAERKVLGFMQGRYGPSHVGGKWGLLQSVADVVKLLVKEDLIPKAADKPLFIIAPVIAFAPSFMVMATIPLTDELQFADLNVGFLYYIAISGLTIVGMLMAGWASNNKYSLLGGMRAAAQMISYEIPLVMSVLGIVLLTGSLNLNEIVAAQGDNGWFILWQPIAFIVFFIAATAELNRVPFDLAEAENELVAGFHTEYSGFRWAMFMLAEYVYMFAMSALITVLFLGGWLPLPFLGFIPGAVWFALKFSLVVYILIWFRATFPRIRADQLMEFAWKVLLPVALANIFLTALIKEFFLK, from the coding sequence ATGGTTCAGGAGCTACTCGAATCAAGCGCAGGCCTTATGAATTTCAGCATCTTCTTCGTCCTGGCCGTCGTCCTGTTGTTCGTAATCCTTGGATTCGTAACGATGGCGATTCTGGCAGAGCGGAAAGTGCTTGGTTTCATGCAGGGCCGTTATGGTCCATCCCATGTCGGCGGTAAATGGGGGCTGTTGCAATCCGTTGCCGACGTTGTAAAGCTACTAGTAAAGGAAGACTTAATACCAAAAGCAGCAGATAAGCCGCTGTTCATTATCGCACCGGTCATCGCGTTCGCGCCGTCCTTCATGGTCATGGCGACGATTCCTTTGACTGACGAACTGCAGTTTGCTGACTTGAATGTTGGTTTCCTGTATTATATCGCTATTTCAGGTCTGACAATTGTCGGTATGCTGATGGCAGGATGGGCTTCCAACAATAAGTACTCATTGCTTGGCGGTATGCGTGCCGCGGCCCAGATGATTTCCTACGAAATCCCGCTGGTCATGAGCGTACTTGGAATCGTCCTGCTGACAGGCAGCCTCAATCTTAATGAAATTGTTGCAGCACAAGGTGACAATGGCTGGTTCATTCTGTGGCAGCCAATCGCGTTCATCGTGTTCTTCATCGCAGCTACTGCTGAGTTGAACAGGGTTCCGTTTGACCTTGCTGAAGCGGAAAACGAGCTTGTAGCCGGTTTCCACACAGAGTACTCAGGCTTCCGCTGGGCGATGTTCATGCTTGCTGAATATGTGTATATGTTCGCAATGTCTGCGTTGATCACTGTATTATTCCTTGGAGGCTGGCTTCCGCTGCCGTTCCTTGGCTTCATCCCAGGAGCTGTATGGTTCGCGCTCAAGTTCAGCTTGGTGGTCTATATCCTCATCTGGTTCCGTGCTACGTTCCCGCGTATCCGCGCCGACCAATTGATGGAGTTCGCATGGAAAGTGCTTCTGCCGGTAGCGCTTGCAAACATCTTCCTTACTGCTTTGATTAAAGAATTTTTTCTAAAATAA
- a CDS encoding NADH-quinone oxidoreductase subunit D, with protein MIRTEEMLLNVGPQHPSTHGVFRLVLKIDGEIIVEAKPVIGYLHRGTEKLAEDLQYTQIIPYTDRMDYVSAMTNNYVIVHAVETMMGLQVPERAEYLRVLAMELNRVASHLLWWGTFILDFGATSPLLYAFRDREMILNLLNELSGARLTFNYMRVGGVKWDAPEGWIEKVAEFVPYLRGQLKGYHQLVSGNEIFLNRTKNIGTYTKEDAINYSLSGPNLRSTGVKWDLRKDEPYSIYDRFDFDVVTRDEGDALARYHVRMGEIEESLKIIEQAVQQFPKDGEIIAKVPKIIKAPKGEAFVRIEGSRGEIGCYISSDGKKEPYRLKFRRPSFYNLQILPKLLEGESISNLIAILGAVDIVLGEVDG; from the coding sequence GTGATACGCACAGAAGAAATGCTCTTGAACGTGGGCCCGCAGCACCCTAGTACACACGGTGTATTCCGCCTCGTTCTGAAAATTGATGGTGAGATTATCGTTGAAGCGAAGCCGGTCATCGGTTATTTGCACCGCGGTACTGAAAAACTAGCCGAAGACCTGCAATACACACAGATCATTCCGTATACAGACCGGATGGACTACGTATCGGCAATGACGAATAACTATGTAATCGTCCATGCAGTCGAAACGATGATGGGCTTACAGGTACCTGAACGCGCCGAGTATCTAAGGGTACTGGCGATGGAATTGAACAGGGTTGCCAGCCACCTGCTGTGGTGGGGCACATTCATCCTCGACTTCGGTGCGACAAGCCCATTGCTTTACGCATTCCGTGACCGTGAGATGATCCTCAACCTGCTGAATGAATTGTCTGGTGCTCGTCTGACGTTCAACTACATGCGTGTAGGCGGCGTCAAATGGGATGCTCCGGAAGGCTGGATTGAAAAGGTCGCTGAATTCGTCCCTTATCTAAGAGGACAGTTAAAAGGCTACCACCAGCTGGTATCAGGAAACGAGATCTTCCTCAACCGTACAAAGAACATCGGTACATATACAAAGGAAGATGCAATCAATTACTCATTAAGCGGACCGAACCTGCGCTCAACAGGCGTCAAATGGGATCTGCGCAAGGATGAGCCGTATTCAATCTATGACCGCTTCGATTTTGACGTTGTCACTCGCGATGAAGGCGACGCGCTTGCCCGTTACCATGTAAGGATGGGTGAAATCGAAGAGTCACTGAAAATCATCGAACAGGCTGTGCAGCAATTCCCGAAAGACGGAGAAATCATAGCCAAGGTTCCAAAAATCATCAAGGCTCCAAAAGGGGAAGCGTTTGTCCGGATCGAGGGCTCACGTGGCGAAATCGGCTGCTATATTTCCAGCGATGGCAAAAAAGAGCCGTACCGTCTCAAGTTCAGACGACCGAGCTTCTATAATCTGCAAATCCTCCCTAAACTGCTCGAAGGTGAAAGCATCTCAAATCTGATTGCAATTTTAGGAGCGGTTGATATCGTTCTTGGGGAGGTAGACGGATAA
- a CDS encoding NADH-quinone oxidoreductase subunit C yields the protein MSGEKDLEQIKREAAQKAKELAKQRQAAKQAGEGNDPKEVADKVAEPEVKETDANVEASAGDDAELAKRKAAAAAKAKAAALAKMKASGQAEEASEAKEEVSAPVEGQDAELAKKKAAAAAKAKAAALAKMKASGQAEESTDESAAPEASAGDDDDLAKKKAAAVAKAKAAAAAKRKAQEAAGGADAPAGDDDDDLEKKKAAAVAKAKAAAAAKRKAQEAAGGADASAGDDDDLAKKKAAAVAKAKAAAAAKAKAAAAGGGSADDEKAKAIAAAKAKAAAAAKAKSAAGAKTGAEEPVEEKKPSPNQPYLDKYVKAITDNLGDDILEDSYINPLSKDVPTLVAKRESYYRLAEFLKYNELLGFDYLSEIHGTDFQTHMEVYVHLYSYKNRQSVALKVKLDRDQPVIESLANLWAGANWPECEAYDLLGIKFEGHPNLHRIMLGEDWVGHPLRKDYEPYDVEV from the coding sequence ATGAGCGGGGAAAAGGATTTAGAGCAGATAAAGAGAGAAGCAGCCCAAAAGGCGAAAGAGCTTGCGAAGCAGCGCCAGGCTGCTAAACAGGCAGGGGAAGGAAACGACCCGAAAGAGGTTGCCGACAAAGTCGCAGAACCTGAAGTGAAAGAAACAGACGCTAATGTTGAAGCATCAGCAGGTGACGATGCCGAGCTTGCGAAAAGGAAAGCCGCCGCAGCAGCGAAGGCGAAAGCAGCTGCACTGGCAAAAATGAAAGCAAGTGGCCAGGCTGAAGAAGCATCGGAAGCGAAAGAGGAAGTGTCAGCTCCGGTAGAGGGCCAAGACGCTGAATTAGCCAAGAAAAAAGCAGCCGCAGCGGCAAAAGCGAAAGCAGCCGCTCTTGCTAAAATGAAGGCATCTGGCCAGGCAGAGGAAAGCACTGACGAATCTGCAGCGCCTGAAGCTTCAGCCGGAGACGACGATGACCTCGCGAAAAAGAAAGCCGCAGCCGTAGCGAAAGCAAAGGCAGCAGCGGCAGCAAAAAGAAAAGCCCAAGAGGCAGCTGGAGGGGCAGATGCTCCAGCAGGCGATGATGATGATGATCTTGAGAAAAAGAAAGCCGCAGCCGTAGCGAAGGCAAAGGCAGCAGCGGCAGCAAAAAGGAAAGCTCAAGAGGCAGCTGGAGGAGCAGACGCTTCAGCCGGAGACGATGATGATCTTGCGAAAAAGAAAGCCGCAGCTGTAGCGAAAGCGAAGGCGGCCGCAGCAGCAAAAGCGAAAGCCGCAGCAGCCGGCGGTGGATCAGCTGACGACGAGAAAGCGAAAGCGATTGCCGCAGCCAAAGCAAAAGCCGCAGCTGCAGCAAAGGCTAAGTCAGCAGCTGGTGCAAAAACAGGAGCAGAAGAGCCTGTCGAAGAGAAAAAGCCATCTCCAAACCAGCCTTACTTAGATAAATACGTTAAAGCGATCACCGACAATCTAGGCGATGATATTTTGGAAGATTCGTATATTAATCCTCTTTCAAAAGATGTCCCGACGCTTGTCGCTAAGAGAGAATCATATTACCGATTGGCTGAATTCCTGAAGTACAACGAACTATTAGGGTTTGATTACCTATCAGAGATTCACGGAACAGACTTCCAGACACATATGGAAGTGTATGTTCACTTGTACTCATACAAAAACAGGCAGTCCGTTGCATTAAAGGTCAAGCTTGACCGCGACCAGCCGGTTATTGAGTCACTGGCGAACCTGTGGGCAGGTGCGAACTGGCCGGAATGTGAAGCGTATGACCTGCTTGGCATCAAATTTGAAGGCCATCCAAACCTCCATCGCATCATGCTTGGTGAAGACTGGGTAGGCCACCCATTAAGAAAAGACTATGAACCGTATGATGTGGAGGTGTAG
- a CDS encoding NADH-quinone oxidoreductase subunit B family protein: MDLKLDDFSPEEVAELQRNVFVTTLEQVKGWARSNSMWPMTFGLACCAIEMMASSSAHYDLDRFGTFYRNSPRQSDVMIVSGTVTKKMAPTVRRLYDQLAEPKWVIAMGSCATAGGPYVKSYSVVKGVDQIVPVDVYIPGCPPNPAALIYGINKLKEKIRYEAKTGKKVI, translated from the coding sequence ATGGATTTAAAGTTGGATGATTTCTCACCTGAAGAAGTAGCAGAACTCCAAAGAAACGTATTCGTGACAACTCTTGAACAGGTTAAAGGCTGGGCAAGGAGCAACTCCATGTGGCCAATGACTTTCGGCCTTGCGTGCTGTGCAATCGAAATGATGGCATCGAGTTCGGCTCACTATGACCTGGACCGTTTCGGGACATTCTACCGAAACTCGCCTCGTCAGTCCGATGTCATGATTGTTTCAGGCACTGTTACGAAAAAAATGGCTCCGACTGTCCGCAGACTGTATGACCAATTGGCAGAACCTAAATGGGTTATCGCGATGGGATCATGCGCGACAGCAGGCGGTCCATATGTAAAATCATACTCAGTTGTAAAAGGTGTCGATCAGATTGTGCCGGTCGATGTTTACATACCGGGTTGCCCGCCGAATCCTGCAGCATTGATTTACGGGATTAATAAATTGAAAGAGAAAATCCGTTATGAGGCGAAAACCGGGAAGAAGGTGATCTAA
- a CDS encoding NADH-quinone oxidoreductase subunit A, whose product MEQLNLYQNNYLIVFVFLCLGVLLPIVALFAAKLLRPKYKQDERKYTTYESGMVPFSDARVQFNVRYYVFALMFVIFDVETAFLYPWAVAYEKLGIFALIEMLIFVVMLLIGLIYAWKKKVLKWI is encoded by the coding sequence ATGGAGCAGTTGAATCTATATCAAAATAACTATTTGATAGTCTTTGTGTTCCTATGTCTCGGGGTATTGCTTCCAATCGTAGCTTTGTTTGCGGCTAAGCTTCTGCGGCCGAAATACAAGCAGGACGAGCGGAAATATACCACCTACGAGAGCGGGATGGTACCGTTCAGTGATGCGCGGGTCCAGTTTAATGTCCGTTATTATGTTTTTGCTCTTATGTTCGTTATTTTTGATGTAGAAACAGCGTTTTTGTATCCATGGGCTGTCGCCTATGAGAAGCTGGGAATCTTCGCATTGATCGAGATGCTGATTTTCGTGGTGATGCTTCTGATTGGACTCATCTACGCATGGAAAAAGAAGGTGCTAAAATGGATTTAA
- a CDS encoding F0F1 ATP synthase subunit epsilon, with protein MKTIKVSVVTPDGPVYESDVEMVSTKASTGELGILPGHIPMVAPLQIGAVRLKNGSKNEFIAVSGGFLEVRPEQVTILAQSAEQSSEIDLERALKAKERAEQRLRERQQENVDFKRAELALQRAINRISVAERRI; from the coding sequence ATGAAGACGATTAAAGTCAGTGTTGTTACTCCCGATGGGCCGGTGTATGAATCAGATGTTGAAATGGTAAGCACAAAAGCTAGCACAGGCGAGCTTGGAATCTTGCCAGGCCACATTCCTATGGTTGCACCGCTACAAATTGGCGCTGTCCGTTTAAAAAATGGCAGCAAAAACGAGTTCATTGCAGTCAGCGGCGGCTTCCTCGAGGTCCGTCCTGAGCAGGTAACCATCCTTGCTCAATCTGCAGAACAATCATCTGAAATCGATCTTGAACGTGCACTTAAAGCAAAAGAACGCGCTGAACAGCGCCTGCGTGAAAGACAGCAGGAGAACGTCGACTTCAAGCGTGCAGAGCTTGCCCTGCAGCGTGCGATCAACCGTATTTCAGTTGCAGAACGCAGAATCTAA
- the atpD gene encoding F0F1 ATP synthase subunit beta, with protein MNKGRVLQVMGPVVDVKFESGNLPEIYNALKIVTSDADVNIELTLEVALHLGDDTVRTIAMSSTDGLKRGVEVLDTGAPISVPVGDVTLGRVFNVLGESIDLDAPVAADARRDSIHREAPTFEQLSTEVEILETGIKVVDLLAPYIKGGKIGLFGGAGVGKTVLIQELINNIAQEHSGISVFAGVGERTREGNDLYHEMTDSGVIKQTAMVFGQMNEPPGARMRVALTGLTMAEYFRDEQGQDVLFFMDNIFRFTQAGSEVSALLGRMPSAVGYQPTLATEMGKLQERITSTNVGSVTSIQAIYVPADDYTDPAPATTFAHLDATTNLERKLSEMGIYPAVDPLASTSRALTPEIVGEDHYSVARRVQQTLQRYRELQDIIAILGMDELSDEDKLTVHRARRIQFYLSQNFHVAEQFTGQKGSYVPVKETVKGFAEILDGKYDHLPEDAFRLVGRIEEVIENAKRMGVEV; from the coding sequence AACTAACTCTTGAAGTAGCCCTTCACTTAGGCGATGACACAGTTCGTACAATCGCGATGTCTTCCACAGACGGCCTTAAGCGTGGCGTGGAAGTATTAGATACAGGTGCTCCAATCTCCGTTCCGGTTGGGGACGTAACACTAGGACGTGTATTCAACGTATTGGGTGAGTCAATCGACCTTGACGCTCCAGTTGCTGCTGATGCACGCCGCGATTCAATCCACAGGGAAGCTCCAACATTCGAACAGCTTTCAACTGAGGTTGAAATCCTTGAAACAGGTATCAAGGTAGTTGACCTTCTTGCTCCATATATCAAGGGTGGTAAGATCGGATTGTTCGGTGGTGCCGGTGTAGGTAAAACCGTTCTTATCCAGGAATTGATCAACAACATCGCTCAAGAGCACAGCGGTATCTCCGTATTTGCAGGTGTTGGTGAGCGTACACGTGAAGGAAATGACCTTTACCACGAAATGACTGACTCCGGCGTTATCAAGCAAACAGCGATGGTATTCGGACAGATGAACGAGCCGCCAGGAGCACGTATGCGTGTTGCCCTGACTGGTTTGACAATGGCTGAATATTTCCGTGATGAGCAAGGACAGGACGTTCTTTTCTTCATGGATAACATCTTCCGTTTCACGCAAGCAGGTTCTGAGGTTTCTGCCCTACTTGGCCGTATGCCATCAGCGGTAGGTTACCAGCCGACTCTTGCAACTGAAATGGGTAAATTGCAGGAACGTATCACATCTACTAACGTAGGTTCTGTTACTTCCATCCAGGCGATCTATGTACCTGCCGATGACTACACTGACCCGGCTCCGGCTACAACTTTCGCTCACTTGGATGCAACAACGAACCTTGAGCGTAAGCTTTCTGAAATGGGTATCTACCCTGCGGTGGATCCACTTGCTTCGACTTCACGTGCATTGACACCTGAAATCGTTGGCGAAGACCACTATTCAGTAGCTCGTCGCGTACAGCAAACATTGCAGCGTTACAGAGAACTTCAGGATATCATCGCGATCCTTGGTATGGATGAGCTTTCTGACGAAGATAAGCTGACTGTACACCGCGCTCGCCGTATCCAGTTCTACTTGTCACAAAACTTCCACGTAGCAGAACAGTTCACAGGACAGAAAGGTTCTTACGTGCCAGTTAAAGAAACAGTTAAAGGATTCGCTGAAATCCTTGACGGCAAATATGACCACCTTCCAGAAGATGCATTCCGCCTAGTTGGCCGAATCGAAGAAGTTATCGAGAATGCAAAACGTATGGGTGTAGAGGTCTAA